The Flammeovirga yaeyamensis genome segment AAAATTTGATGATGCCATATCTGTATCTTAATTACTTGATAAATAAGTGGTTGATAGTTATAAACTTGATGCTTAAATATCAGCCGAACCGCAAAGTTAGACAATGTATTTTTTTAAACTATACATTATTAACATCTTTTTAATACCCGGAGATTTTGAGCATAAAAAAAGCACGAGGACCAGCCTCATGCTTTTTGTCTCTATAATGTATAATTATAGACTATAAAGATTCAATTGCAGTACAAGCATTTTCGAAGATTTCTTCGATAGTACCTACACCGTTAATTGATTTGAATTTACCTTGACCTTCGTAGAAGTTCGCTACAGGAGCAGTTTTGTTATTGTACTCCTGTACACGGTTACGGATCAAATCTTCGTTTTGATCATCTGTACGACCAGAAGTCTCACCACGTTTTAAGATACGTTTTGTCAACTCTTCTTCATCCACCTCTAAAGCAACCATACCAGAAATAGCGATGTCATTGCTTGCCATTAATTGGTCTAAAGCTTCTGCTTGAGCTACAGTACGAGGGAAACCATCAAAGATAAAACCGTTACCAGTTTTAAATTCTTTGATCTTAGAGTCGATCATACCAATAACTACTTCATCAGGAACTAATTGACCTTGGTCCATCAATTCTTTTGCTTTTAGCCCAAGTGGAGTACCCGCTGCGATTTCACCACGAAGTAAATCACCAGTAGAAAGGTGAGTCAATTCGTACTTCGCTTTGATTTTATCACTTTGCGTACCTTTACCAGCACCCGGAGGGCCAAATAATACAAGATTGATCATTTTGTAAGTTTATTTTAGTATAAAATATTTCTTCATCTTAATTAAGAGAAATACCCTTAAACGGCAAAACTAAAAAAAATACCGAATTAATTGTAAGATAATGTTCTCTTAATTTAAAATTGATGTACTTGAAAAAGGTTTATTTAGAAAAATGGCAATGAATTGGATATAAATCGGTTGCAATACGAATTATATATTTATTTTAAGGTTTGATCTTAAAATGCTTAGGGCTTTACTCATTCTTTTTTCTATGGCCTTAATGCTTACATCTAATCTATCGCTTATTTCCGCATAGGTCAAACCTTCCATACGATTCATTAAAAAAACTTCTTTACTTTTATCTGGCAACTGATTAATGGTTTCTTCCAATGAATGTTGAAACTCATTCAATTCCATCTTAAATTCTGGATTGGTTTCTGTTTCTCCGTCTTTCTTATTTTGTTTTTGCTCGAATTGTAACACCACTTTATTATGCTTGATGTAATTCATCGCAAGATTATTCGCAATCGTATATAAGTAAGTTTTAGCTGTTTCTTTGATCACCTTTTCACGCGCTTCCCAAAATTTGATATACGCTTCCTGTGCGATATCTTCTGCCGCGTCGATATCGCCTAATTTGTAATAAATGAAACTTCGGATACTTTCGAAATACTGATCGAAAAGCAACTTTAAATCTTTTTCATTTATTTGGGCTTGATTGTTTTCTTGATAATTTATTGACGTCACTTTTAATTGTCATATGAATAGAGAAGTTCTTGAATTTTTTATTTTAAACCAATAAAATTTTTCAAGAGACTTACGCTAGAGGGTAAAAATACAAAAGTTATTGAATAATGTTTACAAATTATTCCCTTTAGATTGCTGTTCGAATAAGGTATTATAATGACCTTTTTTCTCAAGAAGTTCATTATGAGTACCTTCTTCAATAATTTTACCTTCATGAAGCACAATTATTTTATCAGCCAATTTTGCAGAAGAAACTCTGTGAGAGATGATTACAGAAGTTTTATTCTTCATTACCCTCTGTAAATTATTTAAAATTAGGTTTTCAGTTTTCGTATCTACCGCAGAAAGACTATCGTCTAATACTAAAATTTTAGGATTCCCTAAGATAGCTCTAGCAATCGTCGTTCTTTGTTTTTGACCACCAGATAACGTAATACCACGTTCGCCCACTAAAGTATCCAATCCTTTGTCCATCTGAACGATATTTTCATAAAGTCCAGCGTCTTTTGTAGCTTGAATGATATCTTCTTCTGTCGCATCTGTCTTAGCAAAAGAAATATTATTTCTTAAGCTATTAGAAAATAGGAAGACATCTTGTGGAGCCATATTAATCTGTGATCTGATATCTTGAAGGTTATATCCTTTAAGATCTTCTCCATCAATATAAATAGTACCTGATGAAGGATCGTAAAGACGAGAAATAAGGTTGGCTACAGTACTCTTACCAGATCCTGTAGTACCTAAAATCGCTAATGTTTTACCAGATTCAATCTCAAAAGATAATTCATCTAATGCTTTAATTCCAGAGTCAGGATAGACCAAAGAAACTTTATCGAATTTTAGATTACCTTTAATATCTTTCTTTTCTGAAGAGGTAGAAACTATATCTGGAGTTTCGTTTAAAAACTCATTAATTCTTTTCTGAGAGGCAGCTGCTCGTTGTACAATACTTGTTACCCATCCTAAAGAGGTGACAGGCCATGTAAGCAACGTTACATACATAATAAATTCGGCAATTACACCCGCAGTGATCGTACCTTTTTCTACTTCTATACCACCAACATATACCGTAAGGATAGTCGATAGACCGATGAGGAACAACATCAAAGGGTAGAACATCGAGTTCACTTTGGCTAACTCTAGTTGTCTGTTCTGGTATTCTGTAGCGTTTTCATCAAATTGTGAGAGCGATTCGTTTTCTCTTACAAAAGCTTTAATCACTCGAATTCCAGAAAAAGCTTCTTGTACAAAAGTCGACATCGAAGACAGCTGTTGCTGTATCAATTCAGACTTCTTATTGATGATATTATTGACGAAGTAAATACTGATCGATAAAAGAGGAAGAGGAAATAAAGCCCAGAAAGTAAGATGAACATTGATACTTAACATGATACCAATGGTCAGAATAAAGGAAATGATCATGTTGATTGAATACATGATAGCAGGTCCTAAATACATTCTCACTTTACTTACATCTTCAGAGATTCTTGCCATCAAATCGCCAGTATTGTTCTTTCTGTAGAAGCTCAAAGAGAGTTTTTGATAATGCTCGAAGATATCATTTTTCAAATCGTATTCTATCAAACGCGACATCACAATGATAGTCTGACGAACAAGAAATAAGAATACGCCTCTCATAAGGGCCATCAATACAATGATCCCTCCGTAAAGAAGTACCGTTTGAAAGAAATCATCTACAAAAACAGTATGTTCTGCTGATCCTTTCAATAGCTCTTGTGTCTTGAAAGTATCAATAACTAGATCAAGAGCGTAACGTACAACTTGTGCGGGTGCAATGGCAAAAATGTTTGATATGATCATGAAGATGATCCCAAGGGTCAGCCTAAAACCATATCGAATAATGTATTTATTTAAGAAAGCGAGTTCTTTCATGCTTCTTTAAGAAATCTTTTTTGAAAGATAATAGGGATAATTGTTGTCACAAAATATCGAAACACAAATGTAACCAAATAGTTTAAACATGAATGTAAAGAGAGGTTTGGATAAGGAAATTTTAAACTTAAAATCATGAAAATTTTATATCTGAAGGGTAAATTCTAAATAAGATTTAATATTTTATCTAAAAATGTTATGCTTGCATACCTTTTATTTCTATATTTGACAAACACACACACCAAACAATACATCACAAAAGTAAAAATGAAAGCATGGAGGGATTGCGCAGATCTGAAAAAAAGAAGCAGTCGGTCGACTTAAGTATCAAAGCCACTTGGTTAGGAATTTCGAAGATGTATAACCTATTAGGTGCACCTTATGATATTTCCCATTCTATAGGATTCGTATTGTTGAATATTGATCCGGTAGATGGAACGCCCGCGACTAAAATTGCTCCTTTGATGGGTATGGAAGCAAGGAGTTTGACCAGAATGCTTAAAAATTTCGAAGAAAAAGGTTTAATAGTTAGAATACCTGATAAACACGACAAACGTAAGGTGATTATCAAGTTGACTGATTACGGACAAGCCAAACGCGAAATGTCGAAACAGACGGTAAAGGTTTTTCAGAGAAGAGTAGAAGAGAAAGTTTCCTTAGACGAATTAGGCGTTTTTTTTCATGTGATGGATCAAATTAATGATGTCATTAAAGACCCTAAAAATCATATGTTTGATGAGATTAGAGACCGTTTAAAAGAATACGGTATCACAGAAGACAATCTCAACAAATAATATGATACTATCTATCTCGATTCAATTTTGAATACACATAAATAAACAACACAAATCGGTAAACCGATGAAGAAAAGAACTATCAGGAAAGTAGCAGTACTTGGCTCCGGAGTTATGGGGTCGCGTATCGCATGTCACTTTGCGAATGTAGGTGTCGAAGTTCTATTATTAGACATTGTACCTAGAGAATTATCAGAGGCTGAAGCAGCCAAAGGGCTTACTATGGAAAGCAAAGCTTTTCGTAATAAAATAGTAAACGATGCTCTTAAAACAGCTTTAAAATCAAAACCGGCTCCTGTATACAAAAAAGGAGTAGAAAGACTTATTACCACAGGTAACTTTACAGACGATATGTCTAAAATCGCATCGTGTGATTGGACCATTGAAGTAGTTGTGGAAAACTTGGATATCAAAAAGAAAGTATTCGAGGAAGTAGAAAAATACAGAAAGCCAGGTACACTGATCACATCAAATACTTCGGGTATCCCGATGAAATTTATGTGTGAAGGCAGAAGTGAAGATTTTGTGAAAAACTTCTGTGGCACTCACTTCTTTAACCCTCCGCGTTACCTAAGATTATTGGAAATCATTCCAGGCCCATCAACAGATCAAGACGTGGTCGATTTCTTGATGAACTATGGTGATGTTCAATTAGGTAAAGAAACTGTTTTATGTAAAGATACACCTGCATTTATTGCCAACCGTATTGGCGTTTACGCAATTATGTCGGGTATGCATACCATCCAAGAAATGGGATTATCTGTTGGCGAGGTAGACAAACTTACAGGTCCTATTATTGGTAGAGCAAAATCAGCAACATTCCGTACAAGTGATGTCGTTGGTTTGGATACTATGGTTAAAGTATCGAATAATTTGCATGCAGGTTTGCCAGAAGATGAATCAAAAGAACGTTTCGTATTACCTAAAATCGTTAGCGAATTGAACGATAGACAATGGTATGGCGATAAGACTAAGCAAGGTTATTACAAAAAGACAAAAGACGAGAAAGGTAAGAAAGTCATTCTTGAATTGAATCTTGAAACATTCGAATATCAACCAAAAACTAGAGCGAAGTTTAAAGCTTTAGAGGCAGTGAAAGATATCGATAACCTAAGAAAACGTCTTCCAATTCTTCTAAACTTTGAAGACAAAGCGGGAGATTTCTACCGTAAAACATTCTTTGATGTATTCCGTTACTGCTCGAACCGTATTCCAGAAATTGCGGATGAGTTATTCAGAATTGATGAAGCAGTAGCTGCAGGTTTTGCTTGGGAATTAGGTCCATTTGAAACATGGGATATTCTTGGAGTTAAAGGCACTGTAGAAAAAATGGAAGCAGCTGGAGAGAAGCCTGCTGCATGGGTGTACGAAATGCTTGAAGCAGGTCATACCTCTTTCTATAAAAATGAAGGTCGTCAGAGATATTATTACGATATCCCTACGAAATCATATAAAGTGGTTCCAGGTACTGAGTCTCTAGTGATGTTAGAAACACTAAGAGAAGAAAATGTAGTTTGGAGCAACCCAGGAGCAACATTATTCGATATCGGCGATGGCGTATTGAACTTAGAGTTCCATACTAAAATGAATGCCCTAGGACAAGAAAACTTGGAAGGTATCAATACAGCAATTTCTATCGCTGAAGATCAAGGATGGAAAGGTGTTGTGATTGGTAACGAATCTGCGAATTTCTCAGCAGGTGCTAACCTTGCCATGTTATTTATGTTTGCTTGTGATCAGGAATACGATGAAATCAACTTGATGATTGCTCAATTCCAGAAAACAATGATGAGAGCACGTTATTCTTCTGTACCTGTTGTTGCGGCCACATCTGGCTTGGCATTAGGTGGTGGATGTGAACTTTCGATGCATTGTGATGCTGTACAAGCACACGCCGAAACGTATATGGGTCTAGTAGAAGTAGGTGTTGGTTTAATTCCAGCCGGTGGAGGTACCAAAGAAATGGCACTTCGTGTATCGGATCACTTAAAATCGGGTGACCCAGAATACAACCGTCTTCAAGATGCATTTATGAGCATTGCGACTGCTAAAGTAGCGACTTCAGCAGAAGAGATGAGAGACATGGGCTTCATGAACGAAGCATCGAGAATAACGCTTAACCGTAAACGTGTGATTGCAGATGCTAAAACAAGAGTATTGGAGTTATCCGCTCTTGGTTATGCAGAGAAAAATCAGCGTAAAGATATTAAAGTACAAGGTCGTGGTGGCATGGCTTTATTCGAAGCAGGTATTGCTGGAATGGAGTATGCAAATTGGGCTTCAGAGCATGATGCAAAGATTGCTAGAAAGCTAAATTATGTAATTAATGGTGGCGATTTATCATCACCTACTTATGTGTCTGAGCAGTATTTACTGGATTTAGAGCGTGAGGCATTCTTAAGTTTATCGGGTGAAAAGAAAACATTGGAGCGTATCCAGAGTATTATTTTCAAGGGTAAACCTTTAAGAAACTAATTAATTCATCATCAAAAATTAACCACAGATCATTAATTAAAAGACAATGGAAGCTTATATCGTAGCAGGTTATAGAACAGCGATCGGCAAGGCGAAAAAAGGGGGATTTCGATTCACACGTCCTGACGATTTAGCAGCAGATGTTATCCAACATCTAGTCCAAAGTGTTCCCGCTTTGGATCCAACTAGAATCGACGACCTAATTGTAGGTTGTGCGATTCCTGAAGCAGAACAAGGTATGCAAATGGCGAGAATGATTTCGTTATTGGCATTTGCTCCAGATAATTTAAAAGTGCCAGGTGTTACAGTAAACCGTTACTGTGGTTCTGGTGTGGAAACAATTTCCATGGCGACTGCTAAAATTAGAGCAGGTATGGCTGATTGTATTATCGCAGGTGGTACAGAATCGATGTCGATGGTACCAATGATGGGATACAAAACTGGATTAAACTATAAGATAGCTACAGAAACACCTCAATACTACTTGAACATGGGATTGACGGCTGAGGAAGTAGCAAAAGAATACGGAATTGATCGTGATGAAGCAGATGAGTTTGCAGTAAAATCACACGAAAAAGCTTTGGCAGCGATCAAGGAAGGTAAATTTAAAGACGAAATCGTTCCAATTACTGTGAAAGAAACGTATTTGGAAGGAGATCGCAAAAAGACAAGAGAGTTTGTAGTAGATACAGATGAAGGACCTCGTCCATCAGATGTTTCTGGTTTAGGTAGATTAAAGCCTGCATTCAAACAAGGTGGTCAAGTAACTGCTGGTAACTCTTCTCAAACATCAGATGGTGCTGCTTTTGTGATGGTGATGTCAGAGCGTATGGTGAAAGAGTTAAAGTTAGAGCCAATCGCTAGAATGGTATCTTATGCATCGGCAGGGGTAGATCCAAGAATCATGGGTATTGGTCCTGTTGAAGCTATTCCAAGAGCTTTAGCACAAGCAGGTCTTAAAGCATCTGATATCGAGCAAGTAGAATTGAACGAAGCCTTTGCTGCTCAATCTCTTGCCGTAATCAAAAACATTGATATCGATCCGAACATCATAAATGTGAATGGTGGAGCGATTGCTTTAGGTCACCCACTAGGTTGTACTGGAGCCAAGTTATCCGTTCAATTATTTAACGAGATGCGTCGTCGTAATCAGAAATACGGAATGGTAACTGCCTGTGTAGGTGGAGGCCAAGGTGTAGCGGGTATCTATGAGTTATTGAAATAATATAGCCATAATATATAATTTGAAAGTTATAAAAAGAGCATTCTTCGGAGTGCTCTTTTTTATTTTATAAATGATATATTTATAGGATGAAGTTATCAGAGAAAACACAATCGATTTACGATCAAATTAATTCAGATAAGACCAAACTAGGTGATATCAAGAAGTTAGCGAAGGAGATAAAGAAAGACCATGAAATGGCGTTGGAGTTATGGACAATTCCGGAATTCTTTCCTCGTCAATTAGCTATTTTGATATTGGATAAGGCAAAATTGGATCAAGAGGTCATTAATCAGTTAGATAAGGACATACAAGAACAACACCCTCAAAAGGAAAAAACACAAATGATTGATTGGTTGATGGCGAATCAGTTAACCAAAAATAAAAAGTTGATTGGGTTGATGGAATCTTGGGAAGATAGTCCATCTGCATTGCAGAGAAGATTGTTCTGGTATTATCAAGCAAGATTGAGATGGACAGGAAAAACACCACCATCCAACTCTAAAGAGTTAATTGATAAGCTAGAAGCTGATATACTAAACGAACCTCCTGAGGTGCAATGGGCCATGAACTTTACAGCAGCATGGATTGGTATCTACGAAAAAGAATATAGAGATCGTTGTATTTCTATTGGAGAAAATATCGGATTATATAAAGAGGAGAAGGCTCCTAAAGGGTGTACTCCGAATTATTTACCAGAGTTTATCAGAATTGAAACGTCCAAAAGAGGACTATAAGTGTCATAAGAATACGAGACACTATCTTAATGTTTCTATCTTTTTGATTTTATCGAAAAGTTAACCTCAATAAATCCTTTTATATTGAGAAATGACTTTTAACTTTGTTCCATGAACTTTAAAAACAATTTGAAGAGGTATGTATTATCCTTTTTACCTCTATTTATTTTTTTAGTAACACCTTCTTGTAGAGATTGTGACGCCTTTTCTAATCCATCATCATATGCATTAGGGGCTTTTTATGATAAAAATAATCCGACAACAGCAGTAAATATTACTTTTGAGTCGATTAATGGTATTGGGGGAGCAAATATTCCTCAGTTATCAAATCAAAAGATTTTATTGCCGTTGAAAGTAACTGAGCGTCAGACTGGGTTTTCGTTTATAACTTCAGGGTTGGCGGATACAACTTATATTGATTATTCGACATCAGTAAAAGTGAATGGTCCTGATTGTGGTGCTTTTGAGCAGTTTACTGGTTTAGGAGTATCAAGAGATCCTTCTCAACCCGGTCAATCGTCGTATAGTGGAGTACAAGGAGCATTGTTCGATTCTGTTGTAGTGGTAAATAATACGGTATCGGCCGATACTATCAATGAAAATATTCAATTTTTAATTGATATATGCGATGCTGATATTAAAACAGCTAGTAGAAATTTGATTGTTACTTTTTATGATATAAAAACGAATAATCCGAGAGAGTTACAGTTTACCTCTATACATGTTAAAGGTAGAGATTCAGATCCTATTTACACTGATGCAGATAAGTTTAGTACAATTAATTTACCTTTAGAATCTGATACTACCACTGTATTTGAGTTTAGAATTGGTGAAGATGATAGTGACCCGAACACGATTACTCAGGAATTAAAAGTAAGATTTAATAATTCTACCGTAATAAATGATGATGAAACCGGATGTATTTTTACAAATGGTACAGGTTCGGTAACTTTGGTAAGTAATAATGTAGAAGGAGATAACTTTGTCTTTCCTATAGATTCTATTTTCCAAAGAATGGAAGTTGATAGAAAGACAGTAAACACTAATCCTGATTTCCCGAATGTTAAGTTATTTAATTAAAAATACATATTCATTTATTTTCATCTTGACGATGTGTTTATTCAATATCGAAGGATTTGCACAAACGTTAGATGATGATATTGATGCCGCGGATCAGGCAGCTGATTCTGCTTTAGTAGAGCAAGATACGACGGTTATCGATTGGCCTTTAAATAAGAAAGGTCAACCGAAAGGATCTGGTTACTTTGTTTTATCAGGTATCCGATTAGGAACAGATTTAAGACCACTTGTCACTTCATTAACAGATGAAGGAATGACTGCCTATACTTTTTATGGAGATGTTATGATTCGTAACATGTGGTATATTACTGCAGAATACGGTTATATGGATAGAACAAGAAGTAGTGTAGAAACTAATGTTTTTAACTATCAATCTGTAGGAAATTTTTATCGTTTTGGAATTGAATATAACCTAATGCGTCGTGCTTCTGTAGATAGTGGTTTGTCTATTGGTTTGAAATATGCGAATTCTAGATTCGATCAATCAGCAGATTACTACAGTACAGGAAATGGCTATTGGGATGAAGGGGCAACCTTAAAAAGTTTAACAGAGAAAAATGTGAATGTGGATTGGTTTGAGTTTGTAGTCAGTTTACGTTTAGCTTTATGGAAAGGCCTAACTGCCGACTTCGGTTTTGCCTACAATATCAAAAAAGACTTTCCTGATACTGCAATTACTAAAAATGATATCCCTGGTTGGTATTTCAATAAAGATGATCGTTCTAGACTTAATTTTCAATATCGATTATTATATAGAATACCTTTATTCCCAATTTATACTCAAGAAAGACCTAGAAGAAGATAGATATTTACTATCTTAAATTATATCTAATTGTATTAGGTTTTACTTCTCTTCAAAAACTATTTTGTAAAACCTGATCATCAGAGTTCGTTGAACTCGGATTTATACTTACTCTTTTTACAATCATTCATGAAAAAACTACTTTTTACAATCTTATTACTCTTTTTTGGAGGTTTCCTTTGGGCACAAGAAAGTTCGACTTCTGATGCAGACCCAAGGTTGTTAGATTTTAATGCTAATGAAAATAGAGGACAATGGTATACCTCTTTAACAGTTCAAGTGTCATCCAGTAATGCTACAGATGAAGACCAATTTATTAGGCAGTTACATTCACAAGACAATGGAAGTTTTGAAATAGGTACTCAAGGTGGTTATTTCATTAAAGACTTTTTTATGGTGGGGGTTGAATTTTCTTACAACCGTCAAGAAAAAGATGAAATCTATACTGCTAATAATATAAGAACTCATTTGAAATCAGTGGGTCAGGGATATTACATTGCACCATATATCAGAAATTATATTCCGTTATCAAAGAATAGAAGGTTTAGTATTTTTAATCAGACAGCTTTACAAGTTGGTTTTGGAACAAGTTTAAAACAAACAGAAGCTAATGAAGAAACTGATAAAGTAAAGACTGATCGAATTACATTAGGTATAGGTATTCAACCCGGTTTAGCCGCATTTATTACTGATGGTTTTGCTTTTGAAGCTTCAGTGGGTCTATTAGGATTAGAAATGGACCATAGTAAATCAGTTAAAAATTACACAGAAGAATCACAAAGAACTGATTTTGACTTAGACTTTAAAGTCAATTTATTACAAATTAAACTTGCTGTAGCTTATTATTTCTAGAGATATGAAAAAATTAAATTATTTGATGTTCACTACTATGGTAGTTGTGTTTACATCTTGTATAGATTGGGATTATTTTGGTTTACTAAATGAAAATCAAATTATCATCTTTTCTTTAGAAGATCAAACGGGTTCTCCTTCAGAAATAGACTCAGTAAATTCATTAATAATAGTTCCAGTAAATAAAACTGCTGATCGATCGAACTTAGCTCCAACTGAAATTAAACTATCTAGTTTGGCTACTATTAAACCCGGAGTTGGAGAGAAACAAGATTTTAGAGATACAGTAACTTATGTTGTAACGGCTGAAGATGGCTCAATTCAGAATTGGAAAGTAATCGCGGAAGCTCAAAATGATGAAATACCAAATGCTGATTATGAGGAATGGTATACTGTAGGTTCATATCAACAACCTGGTCCAGGGAGTGAGTCAACAGGTGCACAATATTGGGATACTCCTAATAGAGGATCAAATACTGGAGGTCAAATTTTAGTTAATCCAGCGGATGGACCTACTGGTCAATATATTCACATGGAAACTAAAATTACAGGTCTTCCCCCACTAATAGAAGTCTTATCGGCTGCGAGTGTTTTTTCTGGGAAATTTACTGATGGTAGTTTAGATCTTAATAACCCAAGAAAGAACATCAACTTTGGTAGAAATTTTGGAAGTAAGCCAATTTCATTTTCTGTGGATTATAAATATACCCCTGGAACTGATTATAGAGTAAATAGTCAACCTTCAACTGGAAATGACGAGTGTGATATTTATGTACTGCTTCAAGTTCGTAAAGATGATGGAACGAGATTGAGATTAGGAACAGCATGGCATAGAAGTGGTGAGACGGTGTCTGATTGGACAAATTTGAAACTGGATATTCACTATGGAGAATTACCCGAAAATGCACCTTCTTACACAGGTTTAAATCAATATGAAGATGAAGTTGAAACTGGTTTTGCAGATGCTTCAGAGTTTCCGACTCATATAATTATAGTATATTCTGCAAGTGCTTTAGGAGATGATTTTACAGGTGCAGCAGGTAGTATATTAGAAATAGATAATTTTGCTCTTCAATATGAATAAGATTAAAAAAGCCTATCATAAATGAAAAATGATAGG includes the following:
- a CDS encoding outer membrane beta-barrel protein; this translates as MKKLLFTILLLFFGGFLWAQESSTSDADPRLLDFNANENRGQWYTSLTVQVSSSNATDEDQFIRQLHSQDNGSFEIGTQGGYFIKDFFMVGVEFSYNRQEKDEIYTANNIRTHLKSVGQGYYIAPYIRNYIPLSKNRRFSIFNQTALQVGFGTSLKQTEANEETDKVKTDRITLGIGIQPGLAAFITDGFAFEASVGLLGLEMDHSKSVKNYTEESQRTDFDLDFKVNLLQIKLAVAYYF
- a CDS encoding DUF6048 family protein; amino-acid sequence: MLSYLIKNTYSFIFILTMCLFNIEGFAQTLDDDIDAADQAADSALVEQDTTVIDWPLNKKGQPKGSGYFVLSGIRLGTDLRPLVTSLTDEGMTAYTFYGDVMIRNMWYITAEYGYMDRTRSSVETNVFNYQSVGNFYRFGIEYNLMRRASVDSGLSIGLKYANSRFDQSADYYSTGNGYWDEGATLKSLTEKNVNVDWFEFVVSLRLALWKGLTADFGFAYNIKKDFPDTAITKNDIPGWYFNKDDRSRLNFQYRLLYRIPLFPIYTQERPRRR
- a CDS encoding PCMD domain-containing protein, with translation MKKLNYLMFTTMVVVFTSCIDWDYFGLLNENQIIIFSLEDQTGSPSEIDSVNSLIIVPVNKTADRSNLAPTEIKLSSLATIKPGVGEKQDFRDTVTYVVTAEDGSIQNWKVIAEAQNDEIPNADYEEWYTVGSYQQPGPGSESTGAQYWDTPNRGSNTGGQILVNPADGPTGQYIHMETKITGLPPLIEVLSAASVFSGKFTDGSLDLNNPRKNINFGRNFGSKPISFSVDYKYTPGTDYRVNSQPSTGNDECDIYVLLQVRKDDGTRLRLGTAWHRSGETVSDWTNLKLDIHYGELPENAPSYTGLNQYEDEVETGFADASEFPTHIIIVYSASALGDDFTGAAGSILEIDNFALQYE